In the genome of uncultured Pseudomonas sp., the window CGCGCATTTGCTGCAGCAGGCGTTCAACCGGCGTATTGACCACTTGGGCCAGTTCTTTAACCGTGACTTGCGTCATGTATTTCTCTCCTCAGGCCGCAACTGCTTACTCGAACCAATGGGCTCGGGCGGCCATGATCAACTTGCCGGCTCGCTCAGCGTCGATACCGTCGATGTCGAGCAGGTCATCAATAGACTGCTCGGCCAGGTCTTCGCGGTTAATAACGCCGCGCACTGCCAGTTCATGCGCAAGCGCCTTATCCATCCCCTCTAGCGAGAGCAAGTCTTCGGCTGGGTGGGCATCTGCCAGCTTTTCCTCGTTGGCGATGGCTTTAGTCAGCAAGCGATCTTTGGCGCGGGCGCGGAGCTCGCTGACGATATCCTCGTCAAAGCCATCAATGCTGAGCATTTCTTCCATCGGTACGTAGGCAATTTCTTCAAGGCTGGTGAAGCCCTCTTCGACCAACACCTGGGCCAGCTCTTCGTCGACTTCCAACTCATCGATAAAGCGCTGCAGGATGTCGCCTGTTTCCGCTTGCTGCTTGGCCTGGATGTCCGCCTCGGTCATCACGTTCAAGGTCCAGCCAGTCAACTGACTGGCCAAACGCACGTTTTGACCGCCGCGGCCAATGGCCTGAGCAAGGTTGTCTGCGCCAACGGCGATGTCCATAGCATGGGCATCTTCGTCGACAATAATGGCGGCCACTTCTGCCGGCGACATGGCGTTGATCACGAACTGCGCAGGGTTGTCATCCCACAGCACGATATCCACACGCTCACCCGCCAACTCACCGGAGACCGCCTGCACACGCGAACCGCGCATGCCGATACAGGCACCCTGCGGGTCGATGCGCTTGTCTTTAGAACGCACGGCCAGTTTGGCGCGCGAACCCGGGTCACGGGACGCGCCCATGACTTCGATCAGCTCTTCGGCAATTTCCGGCACTTCAATGCGGAACAGCTCGATCAGCATTTCCGGCGCGGTACGCGACAGAATCAACTGCGGGCCACGGTTCTCGGTACGAATTTCCTTGAGCAGGGCACGCAAGCGCACACCAACACGGAAAGTTTCGCGGGAGATAATGTCTTCGCGAGCCAGCATGGCCTCGGCGTTATTACCCAAGTCAACAATGACGCTGTCGCGGGTTACTTTCTTCACGGTGCCAGAGATGATTTCACCCAGACGCTCGCGATAAGCCTCGACGACCTGAGCACGCTCAGCCTCACGGACTTTCTGCACAATCACTTGCTTGGCGGTTTGCGCGGCGATACGACCGAACTCGATAGAGTCAATCTTCTCTTCCAGCACATCGCCCACTTTAGCATCGGCTTCAACAGCACGCGGCATATCAGTGGTGACCTGGTGTGCAGGATCATCAAAATCAGCTTCTTCCACCACGGTCCAGCAGCGGAATGTTTCGTAGTTGCCGGTCTGGCGATTGATCGCCACACGCAACTCGACTTCATCTTCAAAACGCTTTTTGGTAGCCGTGGCCAAAGCCAGTTCCAGCGCTTCAAAAATTACGCTAGCCGGCACGCCCTTTTCGTTGGAAACCGACTCAACAACCAGCAGTACTTCTTTGCTCATCGTACGCCTCGCCTTTCGCAATCCATTGGATCCTGCGCAATCCGCGCAGCTCTCGCGGGATCCGCGTCTCAGTCAAACCTGGGGATAATGTTGGCCTTGTCGATCATATCGATCGGCAACAGGAATTCGTGGTCATCCACCTGCACTACCACGTCCTGCTCTTCTACACCGCGCAGAAGGCCCTGGAAGTTGCGTCGGCCTTCAAAAGGCGAGCGCAGCTTGATCTTTACTTGCTCGCCGGCATGGCTGGCAAACTGTTCAATGGTGAACAGCGGCCGATCCATGCCTGGCGATGACACCTCAAGGGTGTACTCAGCACTGATAGGGTCCTCAACATCGAGCACACCACTGATCTGCCGACTGACAATTTCGCAGTCTTCGATCAGCACGCCATCAGGCTGCTTATCAATATAAATTCGCAGCAGAGAATGCCGCCCTTGTGACAGGAACTCGACACCCCAACATTCGTAGCCAAGAGCCTCGACTACCGGGGCCACCAAGGCTTGCAACTGTTCTAGCTTGCTCGACACCTGAACCCCTCGCGCATGCTGTAAAAATAAAAAATGGGCGAATCGCCCATCATCAGACCGCCCTTCTAAAGGCCGGCAAAGCTGTCGCCCAGCTAGCAAAAAGCCCCTTAAAAGGGGCTCCTCTGCAACTCAATGCGGGGGGCTGGTTTAACCCAGCCATCATCGGATTCAACACCCGAGGAGAGACCTTACTACTCAACCCCACATCAAAGCTGGGGCCGAATTATACGACTGAACCCCTACCAGGGTCAATCGACGCTCCAGCAACAAAAAGGCCCGCATCGAGCGGGCCTTTTTGAAAATTGGTACCGAGAAGGGGACTCGAACCCCTACAGCCTATGGCCACTACCACCTCAAGGTAGCGTGTCTACCAATTCCACCACCTCGGCAAAATTACATACTACGCACTACGGTACTGCGTGTTACTGCTGCTCAGGAGCCTGAGGTACGTCCACCGCATCAATAGCCGGCTTAGCTGCATCAAGAACAGGTACATCTTCAACAGCTGGAGCAGCCTGCTGAACTTCCAAGACTGCCGGATCAGGCAAACCAACCTGAGCCATGCCATCAGCTTTATCTTTAGCAAAGAACGCTAAACCCAAGCTAGTCATGAAAAAAGCGGTGGCAAGTATAGCAGTAACACGACTCAGAAAGGTAGTAGTTCCTTGACTACCGAATACGGTAGAAGAAGCACCCGCACCAAAAGAGGCGCCCGCGTCTGCACCCTTACCCTGCTGAAGCAAAACCAGCACAACAACACCGATGGCACCTAGCAGATGAAGAACAACGATAACTGTTTCCAGCATTTTTTCAGCTTCCTGCGGCGCGACAAATCGCACCGAACTCATCCGCATTCAGAGAGGCTCCACCCACAAGCCCCCCATCGATATCTGGCATACCGAACAACTCGGCTGCACTGGCGGCCTTGACGCTGCCACCATAAAGAATTCTTACCTTGCCAGCCAACTCAGGGCTTTTTGCCGCTAGCTGCCCGCGAATCGCCGCATGAACCTCCTGCGCCTGCTCAGGCGAGGCAGTCAGACCAGTACCAATAGCCCAAACAGGCTCATAAGCAATGATCGCAGCAGCAAACACCTCAACACCCAACGCATCAATCACCGCAGACAACTGCGCAGCAACCACCTCAAGCGTCTTCCCAGCCTCGCGCTGAGCAAGACTCTCACCAACACACAGCACGGGAAGCAAGCCTGAGGACTGCGCCGCCGCAAACTTGCGCGTCACAACCTCATCACCCTCACCCAGCAACGACCTGCGCTCGGAGTGACCGACCAACACCAGCGAACAGCGCGCGTCGTGCAACTGACTCGCCGCCACCTCACCGGTTAAAGCCCCCTGCTGCGCATCAGTCGCACAATCTTGCGCACCGACCGAAACTGCCCTGCCTACCAAGCCCTCGACAACCTGAGCGAGGTGCAAACAAGACGGAAAAACCGCTACATCCACATCAGCAGGCAACACCTGCTGATTGAGACCGTTGATCAGCTCTGCAACGCTGGCGCGGGTACCGTGCATTTTCCAGTTACCAGCAACCATTGGGCGACGCATGCTTTACCTCGTCGGTCAAAGAGGGCGCAGATATTACCCAACAGCTACTCGCCTGGCAAGCCGAATCAAGCACATACAT includes:
- the nusA gene encoding transcription termination factor NusA yields the protein MSKEVLLVVESVSNEKGVPASVIFEALELALATATKKRFEDEVELRVAINRQTGNYETFRCWTVVEEADFDDPAHQVTTDMPRAVEADAKVGDVLEEKIDSIEFGRIAAQTAKQVIVQKVREAERAQVVEAYRERLGEIISGTVKKVTRDSVIVDLGNNAEAMLAREDIISRETFRVGVRLRALLKEIRTENRGPQLILSRTAPEMLIELFRIEVPEIAEELIEVMGASRDPGSRAKLAVRSKDKRIDPQGACIGMRGSRVQAVSGELAGERVDIVLWDDNPAQFVINAMSPAEVAAIIVDEDAHAMDIAVGADNLAQAIGRGGQNVRLASQLTGWTLNVMTEADIQAKQQAETGDILQRFIDELEVDEELAQVLVEEGFTSLEEIAYVPMEEMLSIDGFDEDIVSELRARAKDRLLTKAIANEEKLADAHPAEDLLSLEGMDKALAHELAVRGVINREDLAEQSIDDLLDIDGIDAERAGKLIMAARAHWFE
- the rimP gene encoding ribosome maturation factor RimP, translating into MSSKLEQLQALVAPVVEALGYECWGVEFLSQGRHSLLRIYIDKQPDGVLIEDCEIVSRQISGVLDVEDPISAEYTLEVSSPGMDRPLFTIEQFASHAGEQVKIKLRSPFEGRRNFQGLLRGVEEQDVVVQVDDHEFLLPIDMIDKANIIPRFD
- the secG gene encoding preprotein translocase subunit SecG, encoding MLETVIVVLHLLGAIGVVVLVLLQQGKGADAGASFGAGASSTVFGSQGTTTFLSRVTAILATAFFMTSLGLAFFAKDKADGMAQVGLPDPAVLEVQQAAPAVEDVPVLDAAKPAIDAVDVPQAPEQQ
- the tpiA gene encoding triose-phosphate isomerase, which translates into the protein MRRPMVAGNWKMHGTRASVAELINGLNQQVLPADVDVAVFPSCLHLAQVVEGLVGRAVSVGAQDCATDAQQGALTGEVAASQLHDARCSLVLVGHSERRSLLGEGDEVVTRKFAAAQSSGLLPVLCVGESLAQREAGKTLEVVAAQLSAVIDALGVEVFAAAIIAYEPVWAIGTGLTASPEQAQEVHAAIRGQLAAKSPELAGKVRILYGGSVKAASAAELFGMPDIDGGLVGGASLNADEFGAICRAAGS